The Tachysurus fulvidraco isolate hzauxx_2018 chromosome 19, HZAU_PFXX_2.0, whole genome shotgun sequence genomic sequence tctctctctctctctctctctctctctctctctctctctctctctctctctctctctctctctctctctctctctctctctctctctctctctctctctgtgtgtgtggcctgccagtgagcaatggacatacaacagtttgtatggacatacaaaagaaaaaagacagaataagGTGAGAGACTAGGGACAGTCCATAATGATTTTGTGAAAggaatttttcatttaataaaaagttaaaaccccaataataataataatgataataataataataataaagacaattaAAATGACATGCCTCAGTGTGCCTTTTGATCATATCCTTAGCTTCAGCGcccctaaaaaggagctcagTACCCCTAAAGAATTACCCCTGCTGTGACCCTAGAATTGCCCctgctgtgtagatgacaatatgaagcggagttatccatctggccatgaaaagtgaaaaacaaacaaaatgagtgTGAAATGTCAGAACAGCAATTAAGTAAATGTTTGGTCTCTTCaggtttgatgtcagcaagagcaaataacagtaaagttgtaacagtaaagttaagtagatatgattctgtctctagtctctatctgactagctacattagctgtacagtgctgccagtgcatctcttggcctgtctgtctgtctgtctgtctgtctgtcacacaacaatttattgcgtgAACATTCACGTGAATAAACACCCAAGGGCAacagtggtttttttttttggttgtttttttttttggcaaaggTGTTATAAATTGCAGCTTGATCACCGCTctttccagcagcaacatctgtgtggggaccagtacaaaaagtagtgtgatagcactcctaaatgacaatgatTATAGTCTTTCAATCAAGGTTACAACaatgttaatgcaatatggaaaccaaaggatttacattggaatgggcataatgccaggtcaatatgaatgcacatccctcagtaaataataaccaccagggatcaagtattgctctcatgcatactatacaacacagtgATACGGTATGGCAAgcatttcagcttttatttattcacatgatatggatttttgatatcaagaattcagttttcaatacttaacatgtaaatattaagagtatgatttctagtagtaaccatatttttgatatcaggaattacattttacactagtaaaaataatttctgatatctgctattgcataTTCACTAGTTGAATATTGCAAGagccaagtcatattatactgtaaatagtattttatatttgaaaatggataAAGAGGAATCTGAGGGAGGccacgggtcaggtaggagggccccttagcagaattttgcttagggcccaaGGGAGGTCAGGACCGGCTCTGCCAAATGATAAGAAGAAAAGAACCTAGATGAAATAATTAATAAGCTAAAAAATACCCATTGTGGATGGATTTTGACCGCCATCATGTGGCCACGTTTAGCAAGTGCAGGTCACTCACACCTTAGAAATAATTtgtagtaaatattattattatttaaagtttaaatttaaagtgttcattgtgactttagacttatgtttacattttaattatttgagttttccatggttgttgacatttctgtcttaataactgaggggattgtgatcagaggaaggttaagtttaaaataaaaatgtttaaatgtaaaatattttctccTGGTTCTTATTTTAAAggaatcataaaaaatatcattaattatCGATAtggaccgatatgaaacactgatattgtgatacagttttcagccatatcgcccagccctatgtGTGATGTATAGTTAAATatagttgtatatatatatagtttttttgttcatttacaaaAGAATGCCCTGTAAATTAACAGGGAACTTCAAAACTTTAAAACATtcttcaaagttacaatgaaaaagttttaaactcgtggtatcttaagtatgtaactaTAGTGAAAATTAAGTATagtgaaaaaaaacactaacgtattgtaatatattgtaataatatacagtaagctAAGAAAGATGTGATGGAAGTTTACCGGctaattgtttgtattgtcaatACAAACCAGTGCCATATTCCTGCTGAGGTAGGGTACAAACAAATTGTGAgctaaaaacacagaagaacatGAACCGATGATCAGAAAACAATTTACCTTGgactttaataaaaatagtttGCTGATAGATGcttgtaaatatgtgtaaatgtgtctaCAGTTTTACAGCAGATATGACCactcaatttgttttttttatttttattattattatttatttaaatgtatgacTGTAAAACACATGATACTTGAAAGAATGAGACATATAAAATTTatgaaatttttaaataaagttttaggggggaaaaaaagcataaCCAGTAACAAAGCATTTAATTGTAAGTGCAAATTAAAATACAGAAGCACTGATGGAATACATACTTGAAAAAAAGcgatcttttgtgtgtgtgtgtgtgtgtctgtgtgtgtgagttaaagAGAGACTCACACGCAGAAAGAAGATTTGCACCTTGTATGAAAaagtgggtggctcttaaaagagcctttgtgtTGATAAAGACGGCGCTAAGGCGCTTTACTTGGAGCTGGTGTACTTGGTGACGGCCTTTGTGCCCTCAGACACGGCGTGCTTGGCCAACTCTCCGGGAAGCAAGAGACGCACGGCAGTCTGGATCTCCCtagaggtgatggtggagcGCTTGTTGTAGTGAGCCAGACGAGAAGACTCACCGGCGATGCGCTCGAAGATGTCGTTGACGAACGAGTTCATGATGCCCATGGCCTTAGAGGAGATCCCGGTATCGGGGTGCACCTGCTTAAGGACTTTGTACACGTAGATGGCGTAACTCTCCTTCCTGGTCTTTCTGCGCTTCTTGCCGCCTTTCCCTGCCGTCTTGGTCACGGCTTTCTTGGATCCCTTCTTGGGTGCGGTCTTAGCTGGTTCAGGCATGGTGTTGCTGCTCGAGTGAACTACGAGAGAATAAGTAACACCCACCTAGCGGCTGCTCTATTTACAGTCTGACATTGTAATTAGGCAGAAGAGAGGAAACGTGTGTTATTGGTCATAATCCCAAATCTCCTGACGAGGAGCGCCTCCTCCCGCTCCTCCTACACACTTACTCCTCCCCACTGTCCCCTCTGTGCTTTGTTCCCCTTCCGCCGTTTTACACTCAACTTTGTGCtttatgacaaaagaaaaaaaaaatcctgtttctaCCACCAAACTTTACACGcgtttcatacacacacacacacacacacacacacacacacacacacacacacacacacactctatgtgaaataaaaagatAGAGATGTATATAAATCATTGAACTTATATTGTAGTAAAGAGCATctagaatataaatatactgtatatcggATATTGCTTTTTGCAGCTTCTGACATCATttgcatcatacacacacaagatgaaaaaaagaaatacagagatgtATATAAATCAATGAACTTATAATATTGTGCTAGAAAGCATCTATTATATTAACACATGTTGGATATTGCTTCATACGGCTTTTAACGTCATTTGCGTCCACACACGCGCGCGGTAAAGCAGGAAAATGTCTTTGTGGATAtttgggtggctcttaaaagagccgttgtgTTGACGTGGTTCGGTGTTGAACGTTTATCCGCCGAAGCCGTACAGAGTGCGTCCCTGGCGTTTCAGAGCGTACACCACATCCATGGCAGTGACGGTCTTTCGTTTGGCGTGCTCGGTGTAGGTGACGGCGTCGCGGATGACGTTCTCCAAGAAGACTTTGAGCACACCGCGAGTCTCTTCATAAATCAGGCCGGAAATACGCTTCACACCGCCACGGCGAGCCAGACGGCGAATAGCCGGCTTAGTGATTCCCTGGATGTTATCGCGAAGGACCTTACGATGACGCTTTGCGCCACCTTTACCGAGTCCCTTACCGCCTTTACCTCTACCAGACATGATGCTGCTCTATCGAAGTGAAGCCGCTCAATAAAATACACCACACAGAGGCCAAATATTTATCCTCCATCTCCTGGACCCAGTTGAGAACAGGCAAGGAGGCGGGTCTAATACCAGCGCTCACACAATAGAAGCCGttcaaaaaacaaagagaaagccaCAGCTTTTAACTTACGAGTGTATTTTTCTGCTGCAacctctctgtacacacacggatcatcatcgtcgtcattattattgttagaaaTGTTCTAAGTTTTagaagtagaagtagtagtagtagtagtagtagtagtagtagtagtagtagtatttaacCCAAGGTTTACAAAGTgagtatttcattaaaaatatacagaccACCACCCCGCAATGTATGGAGGTTAGTAACAGCACTCTGTGGTTGTACAACATTAACCTGTTTAGATGTAAAACATCCATTTGAGCACATCTGTGGCTTGAGAACTGTATTCTATACTCCTGGGTGCACTACTTGATAGTAGATTACAAGCAACACAGAAAGGAATGTAAAGACAACATTCAGGAGTCATTTTATCAgctgtaaaacacaaaatattacagaatctaTAAGGTTTATAGTCTAAATGAGCTATATTGTCTCCAACACTAATCTCATTCTAAAACTCAGTGTCATTCACAAGGAAAGCTCATTGAAGTCAAAATTCAAATATCAAACGTCGGTCAAAACAAAACGTCACTGTTCTACTTGAAATATTTAGTCGACACCGTCTAGACACAGGCCTCACTGTAAATGGGATAATGTGAACATGTTagattacatgtatataagtaGACTCTGTTTGTTATAGATAAACAAGACAACAGCTGAACAACAGAGTctgatacactgtacactctatTGGACTGAAAGCAGAGCAATGAAGTGTGATTGTGATAGTTGTGTGTGACTGCCAGAATCTGGAAATCACAATATAAACTGGTTACTaatcactgtgacacacacacacacacacacacacacacacacacacacacacacacacagttaagtccatatatatttggacacatgcAAAACTTTCATACGTTTGGCTATGTATGTCAcagaataaattgaaaaaaaaaaaaaagattcatttgaagagcagatgttcagctttaattcaaggGGTTGAACAAAATTATCAAGTAAAAGGTTCAGGAACTGCAACCATTTTTATGCACAGTCTCCACATTTTCAGGGGCTCAAATGTAATTGgacaaatgaatataatcataaatgaaatgttgatttttaatattttgttgaaaatcCTTTGCAGGCAATGACTGCCTGAAGTCTGGAGCCCATGGACATCACCAGAGACTGGGTTTCCTCCTTTCTGTTGCTTTGCCAGGCCTTCACTGCAGCTGTCTTCAGTTAATGATTGTTCGTTAGTCTTTCTGCCTTTTGGCCAGGCCTTTTTATGATGCTGAGCTCACCATTGCATTCTATATTTTATCAGTGTCTACCAAACTGTTGATCTGGCCACTCCTAATGTTCCTGCTATCTCTCTGatggatttattttgtttatgaagCCTAATGATAGCCTGTTTGACTTGCATGGAGAGCTCATTTGAATGGATGATGTAGGTTCACAGCAAGAGATTCCAAGTGAAAATACCACACTTAGAATCAACTCCAGACCTGTTACCTGCTTAactgatgaagaaataatgaaggAATAGCCTACACTGGTACATGAAACAACTTTTTATTCAACTGTCCGATTACTTTTGGTCCCTTGAAAAAGGGCACTAGCTACACTAAAGAGCTGTAATTCCTAAACCCTTCCTCCAATTTGGATATAAATAtcctcaaattaaagctgagaGACTTTCAGCACACTATAAATATACAACTATAGCTTGGATATGTTTTggtaaataactaaaaaaaaaaaaaaaaaactaaaattgtgcatgtgtccaaatatatatgggCCTAACTGTATATGAAAATTGTACACTACTTCTAAAGATTATTAGTGAAGAACTAAATGTATGGATGCAATTTTGAAATTTAGCCAACAACATATAAGATCAAATAGTATTCATAACAGTGAAGTTTTAAGCATGcaatttattgcttttataatagttttcttcttgttgtttttgctagaagtagtagtagaagcaatattgtgcaaaaaatgtgcaaatgtagcactgagtaaaaggaaaaaactaataataataataataataataaactaattatataaaaactaataataataacagtaaccTTCAActtcaaaaaaacaacaaaaaaaaaactagtacTACTTAAAGGAGCAAATTGTAAGATCAAATAGAAGCAAAATTGGCAATCATACATTCATCATAATTCTAGAGCTCCGTACCTGAGGTCATAATTAGCTCATAATAATCAACACTGGTGAATtttgctctctttctgtttaaacacaaaacaaagaataaacactttttttgtcCATCCtactatattttaatttgtaattacaaattagatattattataataataataataataataataataataataataataataataataataacaacaataataataacaacaacaataattcaGCCTTCTGTTTCTTTACTCAATAAGGCAATAATCTTATTTTCCCAGCTCaggttggactctgcttcattaaGTGTTCAGATATACTAAGAGGACATGAcgactacatgtggtctttgagtaCAGCATCCtcatcatcaatacaacattgtcagactgtatatttacaatcacaccttccagtgtcacccacatgaggatgagattCCCTCTTAAGTccggttcctcttaaggtttctccATAAGggtgtttttcctcactacaaTCACttgagtcacctcaggcttgttcattagaaataaatacaaacgcatttaaatacaagtctaataCTATCtttgagtttttgttttatattaatctctaaataactaaatatgttgtgttcatgttctgtaaagctgctttgagacaacatcCGTTGCTAAAACCACTATAGaagtaaatgtgtatttatttattttcaattactCTTCTTATCCCTGAACACAATATTCCTAACACAGTCTGTACATCATTTCTCTAAAGTAgattcacatttacatacatgtgatataaaaaaaaaaatttataaaaaaaatttatacacacacaaagtgaagtTTACACAACAAACtaagcacacaaacaaaaagaagtgCTCATTTACCAGAGAGAAtgtggtggctcttaaaagagcctttgtgtACATTAGACAGAATTGTGGTTTAAGCGCGCTCTCCGCGAATACGGCGGGCCAGCTGAATGTCCTTAGGCATGATGGTCACTCTCTTGGCGTGAATGGCGCACAGGTTGGTGTCCTCGAACAGACCGACCAGGTATGCCTCGCTAGCCTCCTGCAAGGCCATGACGGCCGAACTCTGGAAACGCAAGTCGGTCTTGAAATCTTGAGCGATTTCTCTGACGAGGCGCTGGAAGGGCAGCTTGCGGATAAGCAGCTCAGTAGACTTCTGATAACGGCGGATCTCCCTCAGAGCCACGGTCCCGGGCCTGTAACGGTGAGGCTTCTTCACGCCGCCGGTAGCCGGGGCGCTCTTGCGTGCAGCCTTAGTGGCAAGCTGCTTCCTGGGCGCTTTGCCACCAGTGGACTTACGGGCGGTCTGCTTGGTTCTTGCCATAGCGTCGAGCTGTGAACTTCACGGAGGAGAAAGTACAATAAACGGCACTGGCGAATGCTGTCTTTTTAAGGCCTAACGCCGCCCTGTTCTCATTGGGCGGATTGAAAGCACACGTCTGCCATTGGATAGAACGCGTTACGTCACCTGATGACTATTGGACCGTTCTCTGTCACGGACACTGTTCGAAACCCAAACCGCCCGCCCCTATTTTGCTGGCGCTCTCAGTAGCACAGcgcttttgttttctgtcagcAACCTACTGTGTCTTTCTGTCATTTAGAGAGTAagcttcattattattatcattattagtattatCATCAAAATCATCATCTGTTATCCGTCTGTAAAACAAGACcagttattattagtgttagaTTTTAACACTTATTTGGGGAAATTAACTTTATAAAATTCACACTCacagtattaataaaaagtaGGATAAAATTGCACTTTGTCAGTAAaagtgggtggctcttaaaagagcctttttGGGTGGTGAGAAACGCAGCGCTGAGCGAGTTTACTTGGTCTTGACGGCTTTCTCGGTCTTCTTGGGCAGCAGCACGGCCTGAATGTTGGGCAGTACACCTCCCTGAGCGATGGTCACTCCTCCGAGCAGTTTGTTCAGCTCCTCGTCGTTACGCACGGCGAGCTGCAAGTGGCGGGGAATGATACGGGTCTTCTTGTTGTCACGGGCGGCGTTGCCAGCCAACTCGAGGATCTCAGCGGTCAGATACTCGAGCACGGCGGCCAAGTAAACCGGAGCGCCGGCACCGACGCGCTGGGCGTAATTACCTTTACGCAGAAGCCTGTGCACACGGCCTACGGGAAACTGCAGTCCGGCCCTGGATGAACGAGTCTTGGCCTTAGCCCTAGTTTTACCGCCGGTTTTACCTCTTCCGCTCATCTTATAGCTCAGATACGTTCTAAAAGCAACAACGAAATAACAGCGCTGTCCTTCTAGCACTTTGTCATATAACCATCACGTCATCTCTCTTATTGGCTAAGATCCTTGTGAAGGAAGAACCAATCAGAAACACGCCGTAGAATTCCAGGGTCAGTCCATCATTCTATTGTACGCCACACGCCCCTCCCactcccgtgtgtgtgtgtgtgagagagagagagaatgaatgaaattaaaataaaaaagactaaatgCATATCACtgtagagagaaaatattttgtaaactgATTATAATCAGTAACTTGATTATTCACTGGTTATATATCTATAAAGCATATATTAGTATAgaagagagtaaagacaaaTGTACATGGATTTAAAACTGTCCAATTCTCCCTAGTTGTTCATACGTTTATGTGAAGGTGAATGTACAATTCTGTAGCTGCCTAAACACTCGCTACAGAATCCACTAAAGTCACCATGACGTCATCGTTATGTTCATCATGTTTATCAGAATAGGAAACAGCTCTTTAAGGGAAAacatgggtggctcttaaaagagccgtttgaggagtaaaaaaaaaacaaacaagtttaCTTCTTCTTGGGAGCCTTTTTAATCCTATTAAGCCTATTAATCTTTAAAATGAGTAGAAATtgttttcaagattttttttatttagctaaaaaattaataataataataataaataaattaattaattctgttcatttctttacacTTTCTATGTTCTCCTACCTTTGTGAGTCTAGCTCCCCTGTCCCTTTGTGTCCTGAGTCCTCATGTTCTGTCTGTAATTTCTTGTCATTTGGATCATTAAAGTAATAAGCTAAAGTAATAAGTAATAGCTGCTTTCCCCCCCTCCTaaattttcatgattttcacctcttatattaatagatatgacatcagtatatataattaattgtgTATTAATAAAGTGTCCACTTTCAGTAAATGATACTAATACAAATTCTATGTAATTGAGCATGGTGTTTATTCTGGGGAAGGAACAGATTGATCTTTTGTCCTTTACCTGGCCTCTACTCAGGAGCGCTGCTTCTTTAGTGTCTTTTCATATAATAGTGAAGTCCTTTGGGGAgaatttctttttgttgttgtttgttttttcacccTTAAAATAATCAAAGTATCATAGGGTCTGgggtttattatatttaataaaaatcacattcaataaccaataaacaaatataatgaatTTACTGACAGTCACTATAACTCTAattcataacatttttaaatgctgtctATGTTCAGTTTAACATTCTTGCTGGTTTTAAGTctgacgtaaaaaaaaaaaaaaacattttaataaaaatgcaaatacatgaTTTAGTCATAAAAGTCCTATTCTGTCCTTTTTCTTATCCTAACATCCCCATGTTTGTTCTGCTGATCCACAGTCACCTGGTATGAAGTTCACGACTGAAGACTTGTGAATAATCTCTtgttttatttaagttattatCCCATTAGTCACAAAAAGACATCATTGCTATCATTTTGTGTAACTACACAGATAACCTATTGTACCTAGGGTAATATAATATCCAAGCTCATACCGAGCTGGATTTAATGGATGTCTGTATACAATTGTGATAATGATGTGGCTAAACAAAGAAAGTTAAAAACATAGTGTAAAatgtatacacagtgtgtgaaaATCATTTTAGGATATTTTCAAATATTCTGAATATGATCTTCAGTCAAACCCAAGACCaaggattttcattcattttctgaatttgtcaCATCTACAGTAAGGGGAACTTTTTGGTGGACCCAGAGTTTTAGTGATACAGTGTAAAGAAACCGAGTGAAAAGGAACTGAGTGAATAGGTTTAATCAagttaaaatgaaacataattaGAATAGTTATAAAGAGCATGTCGAACCATGTAGACATTGTACATCTCcttgtgatttaaaaagaaaaaaaaaaaacactggttaCATTAGTTGAAGgttactcattattattattattattattattattattattattattattattattattattaataataataataataataataataaagacaggtaataataaataatgtaggctattccttcattatttcttcatcacttAAGCAGGTAAAAGGTCTGAAGTTGATTCTAAGTGTGGTATTTGCTGTGAACCTACATCATCCCTTCAAATGAGCTCTCCATGCAAGTTAAACAGGCCATCATTAGgcttcataaacaaaacaaatccatcagaGAGATAGCAGGAACATTAGGAGTGGCCAGATCAACAGTTTGGTAGATACTGAGAATAAATGGAATGCAATGGTGAGCTCAGCAAAATAAAAAGCCCTGGCCGAAAGGCAGAAAGACTCACAACAAGCATTAACTGAAGACAGCCGCAGGCAGTGAAGGCCTGGTTAAAGCATCAGAAAGGAGGAAACCCAGTCTCTGGTGATGTGTATGGGCTTCAGACTTAAGGCAGTCATTGCCTGCAAAGgattttcaacaaaatattaaaaattaacaatgtatttatgattatattcatttgtcCAATTACATTTGAGCCCCTGAAAATGTGGAGACTGTGCATAAAAATGGTTGCAGTTCCTGAACCTTTTACTTGATAATTTTGTTCAACCccttgaattaaagctgaacatctgctcttcaaatgaattttttttcattttcaatttattCTGTGGCATACATGTATGTATCCCCAAACGTATGAAAGTTTTgcatgtgtccaaatatatatggacttagctctgtgtgtgtgtgtgtgtttgtgtgtgtgtgtttgtgtgtgtgtgtgtgtgtgtgtgtgtcacagtgattAGTAACCAGTTCATATGTTGATTTCCAGATTCTGGCAGTCACACACAACTATCACAATCACACTTCATTGCTCTGCTTTCAGTACAatagagtgtacagtgtatcagACTCTGTTGTTCAGCTGTTGTCTTGTTTATCTATAACAAACAGAATCTACTTATACACATGTAATCAAACATGTTCACATTATCCCATTTACAGTGAGGCCTGTGTCTAGATGGTGTCGACTAAATATTTCAAGTAGAACAGTGACGTTTTGTTTTGACCGACGTTTGATATTTGAATTTTGACTTCAATGAGCTTTCCTTGTGAATGACACTGA encodes the following:
- the LOC113663768 gene encoding histone H3, producing the protein MARTKQTARKSTGGKAPRKQLATKAARKSAPATGGVKKPHRYRPGTVALREIRRYQKSTELLIRKLPFQRLVREIAQDFKTDLRFQSSAVMALQEASEAYLVGLFEDTNLCAIHAKRVTIMPKDIQLARRIRGERA
- the LOC125139552 gene encoding histone H4 encodes the protein MSGRGKGGKGLGKGGAKRHRKVLRDNIQGITKPAIRRLARRGGVKRISGLIYEETRGVLKVFLENVIRDAVTYTEHAKRKTVTAMDVVYALKRQGRTLYGFGG
- the LOC125139551 gene encoding histone H2B, producing MPEPAKTAPKKGSKKAVTKTAGKGGKKRRKTRKESYAIYVYKVLKQVHPDTGISSKAMGIMNSFVNDIFERIAGESSRLAHYNKRSTITSREIQTAVRLLLPGELAKHAVSEGTKAVTKYTSSK
- the LOC113663774 gene encoding histone H2A-like, yielding MSGRGKTGGKTRAKAKTRSSRAGLQFPVGRVHRLLRKGNYAQRVGAGAPVYLAAVLEYLTAEILELAGNAARDNKKTRIIPRHLQLAVRNDEELNKLLGGVTIAQGGVLPNIQAVLLPKKTEKAVKTK